Within Cololabis saira isolate AMF1-May2022 chromosome 14, fColSai1.1, whole genome shotgun sequence, the genomic segment CTCCAAAGATCATGCTGAAACAGATCCTGTGAACACAAATATATGCAATCATAAAACTTTTATTGCTGCTACAACGTTTCACTGTGACCACATTACTCCaaataattatttaattctgCAACCGTCAATCTTTTGTGTTATCAGTGTTGGCACGTACATGCTGGATGTGTTTGGATGAACTTGTTGATTCTGTTCAACTTTAATTTAAAGCCTTCACCACAGTTGTAACTGGAGAAAGAGCCAACTGAATAACTGTCAAAGGGACTCTATAAAACAGCTGAGCTCCTGTACCGAGCCGTACAGATCAAACATTTGCTTCTCAAAACTTCTCAAAAATTGGTATCAAAATTGGTAACAGTCAAAATTGAGAAAAGTGCGTGTTAAGTTTTAACAACTGATTCTTTTCTAATCTTGTCTTCAATAAAGCAACATTTTTCTGTTTCTGCCAGAAATGATTTGCAGTCTTGTTATGAAGTATTTTGTGCAAACTGTCAACTTTAATGACCAGAGATTGTATCATATCCATCTCACAGATACTTCCTTTtatgttttcctttcttttttcctcttgcaTACATTTCACAGAATGGGTTTAAAATGTTCTTGACTTTAGAAACTAtagttaaaaattaaaaaaaaaattaaaaatttcaAAGCaaaatgtttaatgtttaaGACAAATAtcattttccccctttttaaatTCTGACACCAAAGATTTGACTTGATAGGTCAGTTTTGCAACAGTATCAAAGCTAGATTTTAATTAACCTTGCTCACCTAACTGCCAACTAAAGATGTCAAAATGTTgtccataataataattattagttGTGGAGTGAGTTGACGTGTAACTGGTCTGACAAGAAACGGAAAACTAGGTGTGATAAattcatttgaaataatttctgcaGCAAAATTACCTGTCATGTCCAaacagagctcagctgtttttATTCTATCTTGTCTGCATCATACGGGGCAGGTGTTTATCTAGCGGAGGTGTGGTCTACGGCGCAGCCACAAGTCCAACCTCCCAGGTGTCTTTCCTGCAGTATAAAACAAGCGGCGGCTGCTCTGGTCTGGTGTCGGTCTTCCAGAGTCTGCTGCAAGCCTACGCTGATCATGTCTGAGTCTGGAACCTGCACTTCCATCATCAACTTGCGCTACCAAGATGGCAGCGAGGGAAGCGCCACCAACCCAGCCAAGTTCAAGAACCAAGACTATGCGCAGCTGAAGGACTACTGTGCCGGCAGAAAGAGGCTGTTCATAGACAGCGCCTTCCCACCTGACAACCGATCTTTGGGTGACCTGCCCAGCTTGACTTCCTGGCAAGAAGATGATGTGAAATGGCTTCGCCCAGCGGTAAACTGCTTTACAATAGTTTTCATGATCTTTCTTGTTTAATGTAATACTAATAGAAACAGTATATAAACATTTGCATGTGCAGATGGTGGAAACTGCAttttatattatacattttgcATTTGTTTCATTGTGTTCGTACCCGCCTGTCTGCATGAAGCTTATTTTATCACTCTTTTCCAGGATATCTTGAAATTGCAAAATAACAGCAGTGAGCCTATATTTtgcttaaaaggagcctcccgGTTTGACTTTGGGCAAGGCAGTGTAGGTGAGTTGGGATTCCCTTTGGctgtaaaacaaaaatgtgaaCACCTTGTACAGTATATAGcatcatttctttctctttttctcttttcttctccatTGAACAGGTAACTGCTGGTTTTTGGCTGCAATTGGCTCCCTGACGTTCAGGAAAGAACTGATAGCTCAAGTAATGCCCATGGACCAGTCCTTCAAGGACTATGCAGGAATATTTCACTTCAGGGTAAATACTCCAGGAAATATGAGTGTAATAAACAATGCTTTCACTATACTTCAGAAAAATGACTATTTTCTTATGTTTGCTTCAGTTTTGGAGGTTTGGCAAGTGGGTGGATGTTGTCATTGACGATTACCTGCCAACATACAACAAACGATTACTATCTGTGTATAGCAAAAGTGGAAACGAGTTCTGGGTTCCTCTGCTGGAAAAGGCCTTTGCCAAGTATGTAGCGCACGTCTTCACCGAAAAGGGTCCAGTTACATAAAGGGTACGCACACCAGAGTCGGAACTTGAAGTATGTAgtctactttttctttttattgtctcCTTCAGAGTGTGCGGCTCATACGCCGACATGAACGCAGGACTGCCGGCAGATGCGTGCAAGGATTTCAGTGGAGGCGTGAACATGACTTACGACCTTGGGGAGTTCCGCTATGCCAATGAGGACCTGTGGCTCGCATTGACCCGAGCCGCCGGCTGCCGATCCATGATCTGCTGCGGGACTGCCTCGGAGGAGGTAAGAACCGCTCCCTCAGCAGACCAGTTCACACCTCAGAGCCACATAGAGGGGGCAATAAAAGTTTCACATCTGGCTACTGAcacaattaaaggagcatgaggcaggattgaggcaggatttatgaaaaaaattagtatacgttttaagttttcaagtaataatgtcagatgaagcgttccaaaccaaaacgaatgagccctctagtgtatctctccgttgccttgaacaggctgtgtgctgcaatttGAACCCCGAATATCCTGCGCTGGGCGACGGatatgacgtcacatgacgctgcatgcacgttctccccgttctcccgtgccggcctcactgttggctgcagtacccccgacggccgtcgtggcgaagggtggcgctagagagtctcatttcttaaaaggagcctcatgctcctttaaacagtaaatgacaaataaaataaaataaaataaaatgataagaaaagaagta encodes:
- the LOC133460170 gene encoding calpain-1 catalytic subunit-like; its protein translation is MSESGTCTSIINLRYQDGSEGSATNPAKFKNQDYAQLKDYCAGRKRLFIDSAFPPDNRSLGDLPSLTSWQEDDVKWLRPADILKLQNNSSEPIFCLKGASRFDFGQGSVGNCWFLAAIGSLTFRKELIAQVMPMDQSFKDYAGIFHFRFWRFGKWVDVVIDDYLPTYNKRLLSVYSKSGNEFWVPLLEKAFAKVCGSYADMNAGLPADACKDFSGGVNMTYDLGEFRYANEDLWLALTRAAGCRSMICCGTASEEGRNVNTISQTGLVDGHAYSVTKVAEVEHYGSKVRLVRLMNPWGKQEWKGKWSDNSDLWNRVSPADREKCLNLNNGEFWMALDDFCYYFNMVSACCENPNFIDGDYKCQWKCMIYDGKWVAGRSAGGSLNNSTFYTNPQFRIQVKIIDKTEPGDKNMLLSLMQKPEGEHRLKKRFHPIGLTVFKVRFLNFCIHHV